A region from the Mucilaginibacter sp. CSA2-8R genome encodes:
- the rplO gene encoding 50S ribosomal protein L15, translated as MNLSNLKPAEGSTKNRKRIGRGTGSGRGGTSTRGHKGAGSRSGTSTKVGFEGGQMPLQRRVPKVGFKNPNRVEYNGINLDTLQQLADTYSVSTINFDTMKEHGLVSRNDLVKILGRGTLTAKLDVQAHAFSATAQQAIEAAGGSIVKL; from the coding sequence ATGAATTTAAGTAATCTTAAACCTGCAGAAGGTTCTACTAAAAATAGAAAAAGAATAGGCCGCGGTACAGGTTCTGGCCGTGGTGGTACGTCAACACGTGGTCACAAAGGTGCCGGTTCACGTTCAGGTACTTCAACCAAAGTTGGTTTTGAAGGCGGACAGATGCCATTGCAACGTCGTGTACCTAAGGTAGGATTTAAAAACCCTAACCGTGTTGAGTATAACGGCATCAATCTGGATACTTTACAGCAATTAGCTGATACTTATTCAGTATCAACAATTAACTTTGATACCATGAAAGAACATGGTTTAGTGTCAAGGAACGACTTAGTTAAAATTTTGGGTCGTGGTACACTGACTGCTAAATTAGATGTTCAGGCACATGCGTTTTCTGCAACTGCTCAACAAGCTATTGAAGCAGCCGGCGGTTCAATTGTTAAGCTGTAA
- the rplR gene encoding 50S ribosomal protein L18, producing the protein MTGKLSRRDKIKKGIRKRLSGSAERPRLSVFRSNKGIYAQIIDDVAGKTLVSASSLSKDFSSTGSKGEQSVAVGKLIAEKAMAAGINAVVFDRNGYLYHGRVKQLAEGAREGGLQF; encoded by the coding sequence ATGACAGGTAAATTATCAAGAAGAGACAAAATCAAAAAAGGAATCAGAAAGCGTCTTTCAGGTTCTGCAGAACGTCCGCGCTTGTCAGTGTTTAGAAGCAACAAAGGCATCTATGCACAGATTATTGACGATGTTGCCGGCAAAACACTGGTATCTGCTTCATCTTTATCAAAAGACTTCAGCTCTACCGGATCAAAAGGCGAACAATCAGTGGCTGTAGGCAAACTTATTGCTGAGAAAGCAATGGCTGCCGGTATCAACGCTGTTGTGTTTGATAGAAATGGATACTTGTACCATGGCCGCGTTAAGCAACTGGCTGAAGGTGCACGTGAAGGTGGATTACAATTTTAA
- the rpmD gene encoding 50S ribosomal protein L30, whose amino-acid sequence MAKIKITQIKSVIDRSERQKKTIEALGLKKINHSVEVEANPAIIGMIRKVNHLVAVENI is encoded by the coding sequence ATGGCGAAAATCAAAATAACACAGATTAAGAGCGTGATCGATAGAAGCGAGCGCCAGAAAAAAACCATCGAAGCTTTAGGTTTAAAGAAAATTAACCATAGCGTTGAAGTGGAAGCTAATCCTGCAATCATAGGCATGATTAGAAAAGTTAATCATTTGGTAGCAGTAGAAAACATTTAA
- the rpsE gene encoding 30S ribosomal protein S5, with product MSTINIKRVKTSEIELKDRLVSIQRVAKVTKGGRTFSFSAIVVVGDENGVVGYGLGKAKEVTEAIAKGIDDAKKNLVKVPIINGTVPHEQIGKFSGGFVFIKPAANGTGVIAGGAMRAVLESAGVHNVLAKSKGSSNPHNVVKATVSALAQLRDAYTVAQHRGVNLGKVFNG from the coding sequence ATGTCAACAATAAATATTAAAAGAGTAAAAACAAGCGAGATCGAATTAAAAGACCGCTTGGTAAGCATACAACGTGTTGCCAAAGTAACCAAAGGCGGCCGTACTTTCAGCTTCTCGGCCATTGTGGTTGTAGGTGATGAAAACGGAGTTGTAGGTTACGGTTTGGGTAAAGCAAAAGAGGTAACTGAAGCTATTGCTAAAGGTATCGATGATGCAAAGAAAAATTTGGTAAAAGTGCCTATCATCAATGGTACTGTACCTCATGAGCAAATTGGTAAGTTTTCTGGCGGTTTTGTTTTTATAAAACCTGCTGCAAACGGTACCGGTGTTATTGCCGGTGGTGCAATGCGTGCCGTATTAGAGTCGGCTGGTGTTCACAACGTATTAGCTAAATCTAAAGGCTCATCAAATCCGCACAACGTGGTTAAAGCCACTGTATCTGCATTAGCTCAACTGCGCGATGCTTATACCGTAGCTCAGCACCGTGGCGTTAATTTAGGTAAAGTATTTAACGGATAA
- the rplF gene encoding 50S ribosomal protein L6 — protein MSRVGKAPITIPSGVTITVSDANVIKVAGPKGQLEQAIDSDISVSQEDGVLTVTRPTDQKRHKALHGLYRALINNMVTGVTTGYKLEQELVGVGYRATNTGNTLDLVLGYSHHYVFELPKEIKVSTTAEKGKNPTIILESIDKQLIGQVAAKIRSLRAPEPYKGKGIKFVGEVLRRKAGKSASKK, from the coding sequence ATGTCAAGAGTAGGAAAAGCCCCAATTACTATCCCTTCAGGTGTAACTATTACTGTTAGCGATGCTAACGTAATTAAAGTTGCCGGTCCAAAAGGCCAGCTTGAACAAGCGATAGACAGTGATATCTCTGTATCACAAGAAGACGGTGTATTAACCGTAACCCGTCCGACAGACCAAAAACGTCATAAGGCATTACACGGTTTGTACCGTGCGTTAATCAACAACATGGTTACAGGTGTAACAACAGGTTACAAACTGGAGCAAGAGTTGGTTGGTGTAGGTTACCGTGCCACTAACACAGGCAATACCTTAGATTTAGTGCTGGGTTATTCTCACCACTATGTATTTGAGTTGCCAAAAGAAATTAAAGTATCCACTACTGCTGAAAAAGGTAAAAACCCAACTATTATTCTGGAGTCAATCGACAAACAGTTAATCGGACAGGTTGCAGCCAAAATCCGCTCACTACGCGCTCCTGAGCCATACAAAGGTAAAGGTATCAAGTTTGTTGGCGAAGTGTTAAGAAGAAAAGCAGGTAAATCAGCATCTAAAAAATAA